The Vescimonas coprocola genome includes a window with the following:
- a CDS encoding lysophospholipid acyltransferase family protein — protein MLRIRVYTSGLEKIPKNQKLMFVGNHRSNFDPIIEWLVLKPWDIAFISKGENFKIPFFGRIIRKCCFMPIDRENPRKALRTINKASDLLQSGEVSIGVYPEGTRSKTGELLPFHDGVFHIAKKAGTPIVVMSIRGTEQIHKNVLRRHSDVYLDIVQVIPASDVENGTTHTIGAEIRNMLLDSIKDK, from the coding sequence GTGCTGCGAATCAGAGTATATACAAGCGGACTGGAGAAGATACCTAAGAATCAAAAGCTGATGTTTGTCGGAAACCATCGCTCCAATTTTGACCCGATCATTGAGTGGCTTGTGCTGAAACCGTGGGATATTGCGTTTATCTCAAAAGGCGAGAATTTTAAGATTCCGTTTTTCGGACGAATTATTCGGAAATGCTGCTTTATGCCGATCGACCGGGAGAACCCGCGAAAGGCATTGAGGACGATCAATAAAGCTTCTGATCTGCTTCAGAGCGGCGAGGTCTCTATCGGTGTATATCCGGAGGGCACCCGAAGCAAAACCGGAGAATTGCTCCCGTTTCACGACGGTGTTTTCCACATTGCCAAAAAGGCCGGCACACCGATTGTCGTTATGTCCATCAGGGGAACGGAACAGATCCATAAGAATGTCCTACGCCGGCATTCCGATGTATATTTGGACATCGTGCAGGTGATTCCTGCAAGCGATGTGGAAAACGGAACCACACATACGATCGGCGCAGAAATACGGAATATGTTGCTCGATAGTATAAAAGATAAATAA
- a CDS encoding flavodoxin family protein, with product MNYEIAYYSLSGNTEKLAYGIAKRLPENQAFLTNLQEEEVTLAADVYLVGFGINNGTVPLKVMDALDRLAGKKIFLFVTCGIEPSEEYKRLIERKIEPFLPDECDYCGILLCRGQIAEEVLSKIQRQFAQQPDDPAIKKMISEAKLSEGHPDETDAENAVRFIREKLDSF from the coding sequence TTGAACTATGAAATAGCCTATTACAGTTTATCAGGCAATACAGAAAAGCTGGCATACGGCATTGCAAAGCGTCTTCCGGAAAATCAAGCTTTTTTGACGAACCTGCAAGAGGAAGAAGTTACCCTTGCGGCCGATGTGTATTTAGTAGGATTCGGCATAAACAACGGTACAGTCCCGCTAAAAGTCATGGACGCATTGGACCGGCTGGCCGGAAAGAAGATATTCCTGTTTGTGACCTGCGGCATAGAGCCAAGTGAGGAATACAAGCGGCTTATCGAGCGCAAGATCGAACCTTTTCTGCCGGACGAATGCGACTATTGCGGCATTTTGCTGTGTCGAGGTCAGATAGCGGAGGAGGTGCTGAGCAAAATCCAAAGACAGTTCGCACAGCAACCAGACGATCCTGCCATCAAAAAAATGATCTCCGAGGCAAAATTGTCCGAGGGGCATCCCGATGAAACGGATGCGGAAAACGCAGTGAGGTTTATCCGGGAAAAGCTTGATTCTTTCTAA
- a CDS encoding glycerol-3-phosphate acyltransferase yields the protein MQKLFEKYLGLYQLGAVYTGLFAVLGHAYPIWYGFKGGKGFLVSLSTIWVTDWRVGLIVTGMMVVLLLTTKYMSLATVAATLCSPLLLLLFKAPVSVILIDAAIVIFVALRHKENFRRLKAGTESKFTLSTH from the coding sequence ATTCAAAAGCTGTTTGAAAAATATCTGGGGCTTTATCAGTTAGGGGCTGTCTATACAGGCCTTTTTGCTGTTCTTGGACATGCCTATCCGATCTGGTACGGCTTCAAAGGCGGCAAAGGATTTCTCGTCAGTCTTTCAACGATTTGGGTAACAGACTGGCGGGTCGGTCTGATCGTGACCGGAATGATGGTTGTACTGCTGCTTACCACAAAATATATGTCGCTTGCTACTGTTGCTGCGACGCTCTGCAGCCCATTGCTTCTGCTGCTGTTCAAAGCACCTGTATCCGTAATTTTGATAGACGCTGCAATCGTTATTTTTGTGGCGCTGCGGCATAAGGAAAACTTCAGGCGCTTGAAAGCCGGAACAGAATCAAAGTTTACATTAAGCACGCACTGA
- a CDS encoding diacylglycerol/lipid kinase family protein, translating to MSEKYILYNPCAGGPETEKAVKALQDANEGAVAINICRIISYKTFFNGLDPNDTVILCGGDGTLNRFVNDVNGMNIPNKLYYYPTGTGNDFARDVGQKPFSDPTVCLNPYFERLPRVSVKGKSELFLNNVGFGIDGYCCEVGEKLREENKKRKKPKPVNYTKIAITGLLFHYKPKNVTVVVDGKRYQYKKVWLASVMNGRFYGGGMMPTPEQYRLREDGKVSILIFHDVGKLRGLMIFPSIFSGKHLKYTNQMTILEGKTIQVKYNEPAPLQIDGEVVPEVMEYTVRSCVSPAEKAKQDSEMAAV from the coding sequence ATGTCTGAAAAATATATTCTTTATAATCCCTGTGCAGGCGGTCCGGAGACCGAGAAAGCCGTAAAAGCCTTGCAGGATGCCAATGAAGGGGCTGTGGCGATCAATATTTGCCGCATCATCAGTTATAAGACTTTTTTTAACGGATTAGACCCGAATGACACTGTGATCTTATGCGGCGGAGACGGCACCCTGAATCGTTTTGTCAACGATGTTAACGGAATGAACATTCCCAATAAGCTCTACTACTACCCCACGGGAACCGGCAACGATTTTGCGAGGGATGTCGGGCAAAAACCGTTTTCGGATCCAACGGTTTGCCTCAACCCATATTTTGAACGGCTACCTCGTGTAAGCGTTAAAGGAAAGTCTGAATTGTTCCTGAACAATGTCGGTTTCGGCATTGACGGTTATTGTTGTGAGGTTGGAGAAAAGCTCCGAGAGGAAAACAAGAAGAGGAAAAAGCCCAAGCCGGTAAATTATACGAAGATCGCCATCACCGGGTTGCTGTTTCACTATAAGCCCAAGAATGTGACCGTCGTTGTTGACGGCAAACGCTATCAATATAAAAAAGTGTGGCTTGCCTCTGTCATGAACGGCAGGTTCTATGGCGGGGGTATGATGCCGACGCCGGAGCAGTACAGATTACGTGAAGACGGAAAGGTATCCATTCTGATATTCCACGATGTCGGCAAACTGCGTGGACTAATGATCTTTCCGTCGATTTTCAGCGGCAAGCATCTGAAGTATACGAATCAGATGACGATTCTGGAAGGAAAGACCATTCAAGTGAAATATAATGAGCCGGCACCGCTTCAGATCGACGGCGAAGTTGTACCGGAAGTCATGGAATATACGGTTCGGTCATGCGTTTCACCGGCAGAAAAAGCAAAACAGGACAGTGAAATGGCAGCTGTATAA
- a CDS encoding DegV family protein, with amino-acid sequence MRKVKIITDSCADLSAEQLEKYDIDYARMSTIEDGKESPALLTWTPAEAHRLYETIRGGKRITTAQVSVEEFKSCLKNIWGFIS; translated from the coding sequence ATGAGAAAAGTTAAGATCATCACCGATTCCTGCGCAGACCTGAGCGCAGAGCAACTCGAAAAATACGACATCGACTACGCCAGAATGTCCACGATCGAGGATGGCAAAGAGTCTCCGGCGCTTCTCACATGGACACCCGCAGAAGCACACAGACTTTACGAGACGATCCGTGGCGGAAAGCGTATCACGACAGCGCAGGTTTCCGTTGAAGAATTCAAAAGCTGTTTGAAAAATATCTGGGGCTTTATCAGTTAG
- a CDS encoding CDP-alcohol phosphatidyltransferase family protein — protein sequence MHRIFRKDQVLTIPNLLSVIRLALIPLIVWLYIGKQEYSAAVAVILISGATDIIDGFIARKFNMVSDLGKILDPVADKLTQATVILCLTVKYRWMRGLIVLFVVKEIIMAVLGYMAIQKKDVVNSAKWYGKLNTVVLYLVMTCLILFPSISETVANVLIGICICVMLMSLTLYIRFYLNLFRTN from the coding sequence ATGCATAGGATATTCAGAAAAGATCAGGTATTGACGATACCGAATTTATTAAGTGTGATACGCTTGGCGCTGATTCCGCTGATCGTGTGGCTATATATAGGAAAGCAGGAATATTCTGCTGCAGTGGCTGTGATTTTAATCTCCGGTGCAACGGATATTATTGACGGATTCATCGCCCGCAAATTCAATATGGTGTCAGACCTCGGAAAGATTTTGGATCCCGTGGCAGACAAGCTGACGCAGGCTACGGTGATCCTCTGCTTGACGGTGAAATATCGCTGGATGCGCGGATTGATTGTTCTCTTTGTGGTCAAGGAGATCATTATGGCCGTGCTCGGGTATATGGCAATTCAAAAGAAAGATGTTGTTAACAGCGCAAAATGGTATGGCAAGCTCAACACCGTGGTTCTGTATCTGGTTATGACGTGCCTTATCTTGTTCCCGAGTATATCGGAAACGGTGGCAAATGTTCTGATCGGAATTTGCATTTGCGTTATGCTTATGTCCCTTACGCTGTACATACGGTTTTACCTGAATCTGTTCCGCACGAACTGA